TCCAGATGATTCAAAAGAAAACAAAACAATCCACGGAACAACTCGCGCAGTATTCAACAACATGGTAGTTGGTGTTACTGATGGATTCCAAAAAGAATTGGAATTAATCGGGGTTGGGTATCGTGCTCAATTACAAGGTAAAAACCTTGTATTAAACGTTGGATATTCTCATCCAGTGGAGTTCACTCCAGAAGAAGGTATCGAAATCGAAGTTCCTTCAAATACAAAAGTAATCGTTAAAGGTTATGACAAACAAAAAGTTGGCGAATTAGCTGCTAACATTCGTGGCGTACGTCCTCCAGAACCTTATAAAGGTAAAGGAATTCGTTACGTTGATGAATTTGTACGTCGTAAAGAAGGTAAAACAGGTAAATAATTTTAGTGATTATTTACCTTTTGTTGCGCTTGATGCAGCATAATTAAATAATAAGAGGTGAAAATTGTGATTACAAAACCAGACAAAAATAAAGTGCGTCAAACTCGTCACGCACGTGTTCGTCGCAAAATTTCTGGTACTGCTGAGTGCCCACGCTTGAACGTTTTTCGTTCTAACAAAAACATCTACGCTCAATTAATTGATGACGTAGCGGGTGTGACGCTAGCAAGTGCCTCTACTTTAGATACTAATGTAGAAAACGGAACAAAAACTGAGGAAGCTTCTGCTGTAGGTAAATTAATCGCAGAACGCGGACTTGAAAAAAATATTAAGAAAGTAGTCTTTGACCGTGGTGGATACTTATACCATGGACGTGTAAAAGCTTTAGCTGAAGCAGCACGTGAAAATGGACTAGTATTCTAGGAAAAGGAGGATCCACAATTCATGGTTAATGTTGATGCAAGAAACTTAGAATTAGAAGATCGTGTTGTTGCGATTAACCGCGTTACAAAAGTTGTAAAAGGTGGACGTCGTTTACGTTTTGCTGCTTTAGTAGTTGTCGGTGACCATAATGGACATGTTGGTTTCGGTACTGGTAAAGCTCAAGAAGTACCAGAAGCTATTCGTAAAGCTATTGAAGATGCTAAGAAAAACCTTATTGAAGTTCCAACTAGTGGTTCTACAATTCCTCACGAAGTTATCGGTCGTTTCTGCGGTGGTAACGTATTGTTAAAACCAGCTCAAGCCGGTTCAGGAATTGCTGCAGGTGGACCAGTTCGTGCCGTTGTTGAATTAGCAGGTATTTCAGACGTAACTTCAAAATCTTTAGGTTCTAACACACCAGTTAACATGGTTCGTGCTACAATCGAAGGATTAAAACAATTAAAACGTGTTGAAGATGTTGCTGCTTTACGTGGCAAATCAGTTGAAGAACTTTTAGGATAAGGAGGACATTATAATGGCAGAATTAAAGATTACTTTAAAGAAAAGCTTGATTGGACGTCCTCAAAACCAAATCGATACTTGTAAAGCATTAGGCTTAACAAAAATTCGTTCAACAGTTGTTAAACCAGCTAACGTAGCAATTAAAGGTATGGTTAACACAGTTTCACATTTAGTGGATGTTGAGGAAGTTTAATTTAAAACTTATAAGAGGAGGTGCCCAGAACATGAAACTTCATGAATTACAACCAGCTGAAGGTTCTCGTAAAGAACGTAACCGTGTTGGTAGAGGTCAAGGTTCAGGAAATGGTAAAACTGCTGGACGCGGAAGCAAAGGTCAAAAAGCTCGTTCAGGCGGTGGCGTTAGATTAGGATTCGAAGGTGGACAAACTCCATTATTCCGTCGTATTCCAAAACGTGGTTTCCAAAATATTAATCGTAAAGAATATGCAGTTGTAAATCTTGAAACATTAAATCGTTTTGAAGATGGTCAAGAAGTAACTGCGGCTGTACTAGTTGAGGCTGGTATCGTTAAAAACGAAAAAGACGGTATCAAAGTGTTAGCTAATGGTAAACTTGAACGTAAGTTAACTGTAAAAGCAAATAAATTCTCGCAAGCAGCAAAAGAAGCTATTGAAGCTGCAGGTGGAACTGTAGAGGTGATCTAATGTTCACTCTACTAAAAAATGCTGTTCAAATGAAGGAAATTAGAAATCGTCTATTATTCACATTGATGATTCTAATTATCTTTCGTATTGGATCACAAGTAACGGTTCCTGGTGTAAATGCTGGAGCAATCCAAACATTTGCAACTACAGGAATCTTCGGGTTGTTAAATACATTTAGCGGTGGTGCTTTATCAAACTTCTCATTATTCTCAATGGGGGTTTCACCATATATCACTGCTTCGATTGTTGTTCAATTGTTACAAATGGATCTCTTACCGACATTCGTTGAATGGTCTAAACAAGGTGAAGTAGGTCGTCGTAAATTAAATACAGCAACGAGATATTTAACAATTGTTATTGGATTTTTCCAAGCTTATGCAATTTCATTCGGATTTAATGTTTGGTCAAATTACGGCTTAATTAATAATCCAGGAATTAAAACATTTTTAATGATTGCGCTTGTGTTAACAGCTGGTTCAATGTTCCTTACATGGTTAGGGGACATGATAACCGTTAAGGGGATTGGAAATGGTGTTTCTGTTCTAATCTTCGCAGGTATCGTAGCAAGAATGCCGCATGATATTTATGAATTCTATGTAAAACAAATTCAAGGTCGTGCAGACACTGAATTATATCGTGCAATAGGATTCACGGTTGCATTGATTGTAGCGATTGTTTTAGTCGTTATGTTAGTAGTTTATATTGAACAAGCACAACGTCGCTTACCAATTTCCTACTCAAAACGTGCAACAGGTTCAAGTGAAACATCTTGGTTACCATTAAAAATCAACTCTGCAGGGGTAATTCCTGTTATCTTTGCTAGTTCATTCATGACATTACCATCAACGATTTTAAGTCTTTATGCTAATGATCATAGTGAGTCTGGCTGGTACCAAATTGCAACTAACATTTTTGATTTTACTAAGCCTGCTGGTGCAACATTATACACAGTGTTAATTGTTGTATTTACATTCTTCTATGCTTTCGTTCAGGTTAACCCTGAGAAAGTAGCAGAAAACTTACAAAAATCTGGTGGTTACATCCTAAGTGTTCGTCCAGGTAAAGATACTGAATCATTTGTTTCAAGTACATTACTACGATTGAGTACAGTAGGTGCTCTTTACTTAGGAGGTATTTCAATTCTTCCTATGGTGGCTGCAGCATTGTGGAACTTACCAAGAGGATTGATGCTAGGTGGTACAAACCTTCTAATCGTTGTCGGGGTTGCTTTAGAAATCAGCCGTCAAATTGAAGGTCGTACGATCAAACGTAAGTATAAAGGATTTATTGAGGAATAACAGATTAATTGACAAGATGCAGTAATGCGTTTTGTCAGTTCCTCAGTTATGATTCTAGGAGGCAACTATGAACATTATTTTAATGGGCTTACCTGGTGCAGGTAAAGGCACTCAAGCTGAAAAGATTGTTGCTACATACGGAATTCCACATATTTCAACAGGAGATATGTTCCGTGCTGCTATGCAACAACAAACTGAATTAGGTCTTAAAGCTAAATCATTTATGGATAAAGGCGAATTAGTACCTGATGAAGTAACAAACGGCATTGTAAAGGAACGTTTACAACAAGCCGATACAGAAAAAGGATTCTTATTGGACGGTTTCCCACGTACTCAAGCTCAAGCGGAAGCACTTGATAAAATCATGGAAGATTTAAATCGCTCAATTGATGCAGTGATTAATATTGAAGTGAACCCTGAGATCTTAATGCAACGTCTAACAGGAAGAATTATTTGTCGTAACTGTGGATCAACATATCACAAAACAAATAATCCACCTAAAGTAGAAGGAACATGTGATCGTTGTGGGTCTCACGATTTTTACCAACGTGAAGACGATAAGCCTGAAACAGTGGAAAATCGAATTCAAATTAATATCGAACAATCAAAACCAATCTTAAACTACTATAAAGCAAAAGGCATATTACGTAATGTAGATGGCGAAAGTGGAATTGACAATCTATTCCAAACGATTCAATCAATTATGGGTGAACCTCGCTAGACTCTGCCTGTTATCTTGCATTTATTGTAGCTGAAATGGTATACTTAGAAAGTTAGATAACGGTAGAAGTCCGTCAAATAATCCGTAAAAACTTATTACAAGTAAGGAGGATAAGACATGGCAAAGGAAGACGTAATTGAAATTGAAGGTATTGTTAATGAAACATTACCAAATGCGATGTTCAAGGTCGAACTTGAAAATGGTCATGAGGTTTTAGCGCATGTATCTGGAAAAATCCGGATGCACTACATTAAAATTTTACCAGGCGATAAAGTTACGGTTGAATTATCACCGTATGATTTAACGCGTGGAAGAATCACGTATCGCTTTAAATAATGGACTCCGTTAATGAAATAGAGGAGGGAACTTAAATGAAAGTTAGAGCATCAGTAAAACCAATTTGCGAAAAATGTAAAGTTATTAAACGCAATGGTAAAGTTATGGTGATTTGTCAAAATCCCAAACATAAACAACGTCAAGGATAATATATAAGGAGGTACTCATTAGTATGGCTCGTATTGCAGGTGTGGATATTCCACGTGAAAAACGTGTTGTTATTTCTTTAACCTATATTTACGGTATCGGTATTACTACTTCAAAACAAATTTTAGCTGCTGCTAATGTTAATGAAGATACTCGTGTTCGCGAATTAACGAATGATGAGTTAGACCGTATCCGTGCTGAAGTGGATAAACTAAAAATTGAAGGTGACTTACGTCGTGAAGTGAACTTGAACATCAAACGTTTGATGGAAATCGGTTCATACCGTGGAGTTCGCCATCGTCGTGGTTTACCAGTTCGTGGACAAAATACAAAAAATAATGCTCGTACTCGTAAAGGCCCAGCTAAGGCTATTGCAGGTAAGAAAAAATAATTTAGAGAAGAAGGAGGTTAATTCTTCATGGCAAAGAAAGTTGTACGCAAACGCCGCGTGAAAAAGAATATTGAATCTGGTGTAGCACACATCCGTTCAACATTTAATAATACAATTGTTATGATTACAGACGTTCATGGTAATGCTGTTTCATGGTCTTCTGCAGGTGCTTTAGGATTTAAAGGTTCTAAAAAATCAACACCATTTGCTGCTCAAATGGCTGCTGAATCTGCTGCAAAAGGTTCAATGGAGCACGGAATGAAAACTGTAGAAGTTTCTGTTAAAGGTCCTGGTTCAGGTCGTGAAGCTGCTATTCGTTCATTACAAGCTACAGGTTTAGAAGTGACAGCAATTCGTGACGTAACACCAATCCCTCATAATGGATGTCGTCCTCCAAAACGCCGTCGTGTGTAATGGATTGTTATTGTTGAATTTTGTCGGACAATCGCACATTGAACGAACGTTTTGAAAGGGGTAAAAAACATGATCGAAATTGAAAAACCAAAAATTGAGACGATTGAAGTCAGCGAAGATGCAAAATTTGGTAAATTCGTTGTTGAGCCACTTGAACGCGGTTATGGTACTACCTTAGGGAATTCATTACGCCGAATCTTATTATCGTCACTCCCTGGTACTGCAGTAACAGATATCCAAATGGATGGCGTTTTACATGAATTTTCAACAATAGATGGCGTAGTTGAAGATGTAGCTGCAATCATTTTAAACATTAAAAAAATTGCGCTTAAATCTTTCAGTGAAGATGAAAATAAAGTATTAGAAATTGATGTTAAAGGACCAGCAGTTGTAACTGCAGGCGATATCAAACACGATAGCGACATTCAAGTTCTAAACCCTGATTTATACATTTGTACAGTAGCAGAAGGTCATCACTTCCATGTTCGTATGAACGCTAAAAATGGTCGTGGGTATGTTCGCTCTGATTACAATAAATCTGAAAATATGCCAATTGGTGTTATTCCAATTGATTCTATTTATACTCCGATTAGTAAAGTGAACTACCAAGTAGAGAACACTCGTATTGGTCAAAAAAATGTTTATGATAAACTAACTCTTGATGTATGGACAGATGGTTCTATCGCACCTCAAGATGCTATTAGTTTAGCAGCTCGTATTTTAACAGAACACTTGAATATTTTTGTTAACTTAACAAATGAAGCACTTCCTATGGAAATCATGGTCGAAAAAGAAGAAACTCAAAAAGAACGTCTTCTTGAAATGACTATTGAAGAATTAGATTTATCAGTTCGCTCTTATAACTGCTTGAAACGTGCTGGAATTAATACAGTACATGAATTGACAAGCAAATCAGAAGCTGAAATGATCAAAGTTCGTAACTTAGGTCGTAAATCTCTTGAAGAAGTAAAACAAAAACTAATCGATTTAAATTTAGACTTACGTCGTGAAGACTAATAGAAACTCTTAAGAAGGAGGAATATTATAAAATGGCTTATCGTAAATTAGGACGTACAAGTTCACAACGTAAAGCGTTACTACGTGACTTGACAACAGACTTAATTATTAACGAACGTATCGTTACTACTGAAGCTCGTGCTAAAGAAATTCGTTCTACTGTAGAAAAAATGATTACTTTAGGTAAACGTGGTGACTTACATGCTCGTCGTCAAGCAGCTGCATTTGTTCGTAACGAAGTTGCAGATGTTCGTGAAGAAGGCGAAAAAATCGTTGTTGAAACAGCGTTGCAAAAATTATTTAATGATTTAGCTTCTCGTTACAACGAACGTCAAGGTGGATACACTCGTATTCTTAAAACAGAACCTCGTCGTGGCGATGCTGCACCAATGGTTATCATTGAATTAGTTTAATATAACATTCAATCGAACACTTTTCGATGGTTGAAAAGAGCGTCATGATGGTAATAATCATCTTGCTTTGTAAGATGGGAAGTCTGAGGCTACTGAATGGTAGCCTTATTCTTTCCTTGATTATTTAGTCTAGCTCGTTGCCTTCCCGTCATTCACTTGGCGGGGAAGCACTTCATCGTATTAAAGTGTGTTTTTTTATTTTATACATATTTTTTTTAATCATACATAGAATAAGGAAAGGGGTGTCGTTATTGAATCAGACTATTATTGAGTTAGAAGATATTCATTATCGTTATCATGAAGACGATGCCAGAGAAGCCCTTGCAGGAGTTTCACTAGAAATTCGAAGAGGGGAATGGTTAGCAATTATTGGTCATAATGGATCAGGGAAATCTACTTTGGCCAAAGTTATGAATGGTTTGATTGAAGCAAATACAGGATCTGTTGTTGTAAATGGGAAGACGTTAACTGAAGAGACAGTATTTGATGCAAGAAGAACAGTTGGAATGGTCTTCCAAAATCCTGATAATCAATTCGTGGGGACTACTGTGGAAGATGATATTGCTTTTGGGTTGGAAAATATTGGACTTCCTCGGGAGGAAATGCTCGAACGTGTAACCAAAGTTCTTGAAATGGTGAAAATGTCTGAATTCCGGACGAAAGAACCAGCTCGCTTATCAGGTGGGCAAAAACAAAGAGTAGCCATTGCGGGAGTAACCGCATTAGAACCAGAAGTAATTATTTTGGATGAAGCAACATCGATGTTAGATCCAAAAGGGCGTTTAGAAGTGATTTCGACGATTCAAAAGCTTCATAAAGAAAAGAAGATTACTGTTATTTCTATTACGCATGATTTAGATGAAGCAGCTCAAGCAGACAGAGTTGTTTTGATGGAGCAAGGTCAAATTCAACAAATCGGGACTCCAAAGGAAATTTTTAAATTAGGAACCAAACTAGTTGAAAAAGGATTAGATGTTCCTTTTGCTGAGAAACTGATAGAAGCTCTTCGTGAAAGAGGAATAAATGTCCCTGAGGAGTATTTAGATGAGGAAGGATTGGTGGAGTGGTTATGGACATCCGTTTTAACGAAGTAAATTTCGCATACCAAGCAAACACTCCCTTTGAAACACGAGCATTATATGACGTGAATTTTGCAATTCCTTCTGGGAAGTACACTGCAATCATTGGTCATACTGGTTCAGGAAAGTCGACGATTCTTCAACACTTGAATGCTTTATTAAAACCTACTACAGGAACAGTTGCCTTAGGGGAACGTATAGTAGATGCTCAAACGAGCAATAAGGATCTTAAACCTCTACGAAAAAAAGTAGGAATTGTATTCCAATTTCCTGAAGCACAACTTTTTGAAGAAACCGTTCAGAAAGATATTGCATTTGGTCCAAAGAATTTTGGAGTGAGTGAGGAAGAGGCTAATCAAATTGCCAAAGACACACTGAAAATTGTGGGACTTCCTGAAGACGTCTTACAAAAGTCTCCGTTTGATTTATCTGGAGGGCAAATGCGCCGTGTTGCTATTGCAGGAGTATTAGCGATGCAGCCTGAGGTGTTAGTGCTAGATGAACCAACTGCGGGACTAGATCCCAAAGGTCGTAAAGAAATGATGGAGATGTTTTCCTCCTTGCAAAAAGAGCAAGGGATTACCATCGTTCTTGTAACCCATCAAATGAATGATGTAAGTGACTATGCGGATTACGTGATTGTTTGTGAGAAAGGTACTGTTGTAAAAACTGGTACGCCTGAAGAAGTGTTCGCAGATGCACATTGGCTTCAAGAAAAACAATTAGGCCTTCCTTCTACCATTCAATTTGTTGAGAAGCTAAAAGCAAAAGGGTTTTCAACCGAAGAACGCCCAATGACATTAGATCAATTAGCGGATTTACTGGTTTCACATTCTAATTTAGGAGGTGAAGCAAGTGCTCGATAAATTAATATTAGGACGTTATTTACAAGGAGACTCATGGATTCATAAACTAGATCCAAGAACGAAATTAATTGGAACATTTGCGTTTGTATTAGTCATCTTCTTGGCCAATAACTGGGTAACATATGGCTTATTAATTGCCTATACACTCGTGGCGTTACTGTTGTCAAAGATTCCCTTAGGATTTTTTTGGAAAGGAATTCGACCATTAATTTGGGTTATTCTATTCACAGTAGCACTTCAAATTCTATTCACAAGTGGAGGGGAAGTTTACTTTAAATGGGGATTCCTCCAAGTGACTTCCGAGGGGATTATTAACGCGGTATTCATTTTCTTACGCTTTGTATTAATTATCTCATTCTCAACGCTCTTAACGCTAACAACTGCACCCTTGCAGTTAACAGATGCGATTGAAGCCGTAATGAAGCCTCTTTCTATTGTGAAGTTTCCAGTACATGAGGTTGCGTTAATGCTATCGATTGCGCTACGTTTCGTTCCAACCCTAATGGATGAAGCACAAAAAATTATGAACGCGCAACGAGCTCGTGGGGTTGATTTTGGAGAAGGAAATCTCTTTGAACAAATGAAGGCGATTATTCCAATTCTTATTCCGCTTTTTGTGAGCTCATTGAATCGTGCAGAAGACTTAGCTACAGCCATGGAAGCACGTGGATATCAAGGAGGAGACGGACGTAGTAAGTACCGTGTTCTGAACTATGATATGCGTGATGCAATTGCGGGATTATCCCTTGTGGTTGTAACAATTTTATTATTTGTATTTAAAGCATAAAAAATAAGGAGCTTGACTTGTCAAGCTCTTTTTTGAAAGAAGGGAAAAGGATGCAGCGATATAAACTCACGATTCAATATGATGGAACGCCTTATGTTGGATTTCAAGTGCAAGAGAATGGAAATAGCATTCAAGCAGAACTGAATAAGGCACTGAAGAAGATGACGAAGGGACAATATATTCCGGTTAGTGGATCTGGCCGGACAGACTCTGGTGTTCATGCCAATGGTCAAGTGGTTCATATCGATTACCCAAAACGCATAGAGGCCAACTCACTTGTTCGTGCGATGAATAGTTTATTACCAACTTCAATCCGGATTGTTTCTGCAGAAGCGGTCTCTGAAGAGTTTCACGCGCGCTATAGTGTGACTGGGAAACGATATATTTATAAAGTAACGACTGCACAGGTGCAGAGTCCGTTTCTTCGTCAGTATGAGCTGCATCATCCATTCAAAACCGATGTAGACCGCATCAACAAGGCTTTTGAAGCAGTGATTGGTGAACATGATTTTACAAGTTTTTGTTCGACAAAAAGCGATAAAGACTCCAAAGTTCGCGTTGTAACAAAAGCAGAAGTGAAGAGAAACGGTGATGAATTAATTTTCACTTTTGAGGGTAAAGGTTTCCTTTACAATATGGTTCGCATTTTAGTTGGAACGGCGCTTCAAATTGGAGATGGGTTACGAGAAGTCGAAGAGATGAAACAGATTTTAGAAGCCATGGACCGAAATGCAGCAGGTCCAACGGCACCTTCTCATGGGTTATACTTAGATGAAGTGTTTTATAAGAATTTCGACTAAAAATATGATAGGATGAAGATAGTTATTTTAAAAGGAGTGTCAATATGGTATTAGAAAATTTTGATGTAAATTTACAAAAATATGCAAAATTACTAGTGTCTACAGGAATTAATGTTCAACCAGGACATACTGTAGTAATTTATGCAGAAGTGGAACAAGCACCTTTTGCACGTTTATTAGTTAAAGAAGCTTATCAATTAGGAGCAAGCGAAGTTATCGTTCAATGGAGTGATGATGAAATCAACCGTGACCGTTTATTATATGCTGCGGAAGATCGTATTACGACTGTTCCAGAATATAAAGTACAAGAAATGCACTATTTATTAGATCATAAAGCAAGTCGTTTAAGCATTGTTTCTAGAGATCCAGATGCATTAAATGGAGTAGATACAAGTCGTCTTGCAAAATCAATGAAAGCTACAAGTGTTGCTTTAAAACCAATGCGTCTTGCAGGTCAATCGAATAAAATAAGCTGGACAGTAGCAGCTGCAGCAGGTAGCGCATGGGCTAAAAAAGTATTCCCAGAAGCAACATCAACAGAAGAAGCTGTAGATTTATTATGGAATCAAATCTTTACAACTTGTCGAGTATATGCTGACGACCCAGTGGCAGCATGGAAAGAGCACGAAGAAAAATTAGATGCAAAAGCAGCCATCTTAAACAAAGAACAATTCGTGAAATTACACTACACTGCACCAGGGACAGACTTAACTCTAGGAATGCCAAAAAACCATGTTTGGGAAAGTGCTGGAAGTATCAATGCTCAAGGAGAACACTTCATCGCAAACATGCCAACAGAAGAAGTCT
This Granulicatella adiacens ATCC 49175 DNA region includes the following protein-coding sequences:
- the truA gene encoding tRNA pseudouridine(38-40) synthase TruA, which produces MQRYKLTIQYDGTPYVGFQVQENGNSIQAELNKALKKMTKGQYIPVSGSGRTDSGVHANGQVVHIDYPKRIEANSLVRAMNSLLPTSIRIVSAEAVSEEFHARYSVTGKRYIYKVTTAQVQSPFLRQYELHHPFKTDVDRINKAFEAVIGEHDFTSFCSTKSDKDSKVRVVTKAEVKRNGDELIFTFEGKGFLYNMVRILVGTALQIGDGLREVEEMKQILEAMDRNAAGPTAPSHGLYLDEVFYKNFD
- the rplO gene encoding 50S ribosomal protein L15, with protein sequence MKLHELQPAEGSRKERNRVGRGQGSGNGKTAGRGSKGQKARSGGGVRLGFEGGQTPLFRRIPKRGFQNINRKEYAVVNLETLNRFEDGQEVTAAVLVEAGIVKNEKDGIKVLANGKLERKLTVKANKFSQAAKEAIEAAGGTVEVI
- the rpsK gene encoding 30S ribosomal protein S11 yields the protein MAKKVVRKRRVKKNIESGVAHIRSTFNNTIVMITDVHGNAVSWSSAGALGFKGSKKSTPFAAQMAAESAAKGSMEHGMKTVEVSVKGPGSGREAAIRSLQATGLEVTAIRDVTPIPHNGCRPPKRRRV
- the rpmJ gene encoding 50S ribosomal protein L36, which encodes MKVRASVKPICEKCKVIKRNGKVMVICQNPKHKQRQG
- the secY gene encoding preprotein translocase subunit SecY codes for the protein MFTLLKNAVQMKEIRNRLLFTLMILIIFRIGSQVTVPGVNAGAIQTFATTGIFGLLNTFSGGALSNFSLFSMGVSPYITASIVVQLLQMDLLPTFVEWSKQGEVGRRKLNTATRYLTIVIGFFQAYAISFGFNVWSNYGLINNPGIKTFLMIALVLTAGSMFLTWLGDMITVKGIGNGVSVLIFAGIVARMPHDIYEFYVKQIQGRADTELYRAIGFTVALIVAIVLVVMLVVYIEQAQRRLPISYSKRATGSSETSWLPLKINSAGVIPVIFASSFMTLPSTILSLYANDHSESGWYQIATNIFDFTKPAGATLYTVLIVVFTFFYAFVQVNPEKVAENLQKSGGYILSVRPGKDTESFVSSTLLRLSTVGALYLGGISILPMVAAALWNLPRGLMLGGTNLLIVVGVALEISRQIEGRTIKRKYKGFIEE
- a CDS encoding aminopeptidase produces the protein MVLENFDVNLQKYAKLLVSTGINVQPGHTVVIYAEVEQAPFARLLVKEAYQLGASEVIVQWSDDEINRDRLLYAAEDRITTVPEYKVQEMHYLLDHKASRLSIVSRDPDALNGVDTSRLAKSMKATSVALKPMRLAGQSNKISWTVAAAAGSAWAKKVFPEATSTEEAVDLLWNQIFTTCRVYADDPVAAWKEHEEKLDAKAAILNKEQFVKLHYTAPGTDLTLGMPKNHVWESAGSINAQGEHFIANMPTEEVFSAPDFRVADGYVSSTKPLSYNGNIIEGIKVTFKDGQITEVSAEKGDQVMKDLVFENNGARGLGEVALVSDPSPISQSGITFFNTLFDENASNHLAIGSAYATSVKGGENFETEEELREAGLNRSDVHVDFMIGGPEMNVDGIREDGTVVPIFRNGDWAI
- a CDS encoding energy-coupling factor ABC transporter ATP-binding protein, which encodes MDIRFNEVNFAYQANTPFETRALYDVNFAIPSGKYTAIIGHTGSGKSTILQHLNALLKPTTGTVALGERIVDAQTSNKDLKPLRKKVGIVFQFPEAQLFEETVQKDIAFGPKNFGVSEEEANQIAKDTLKIVGLPEDVLQKSPFDLSGGQMRRVAIAGVLAMQPEVLVLDEPTAGLDPKGRKEMMEMFSSLQKEQGITIVLVTHQMNDVSDYADYVIVCEKGTVVKTGTPEEVFADAHWLQEKQLGLPSTIQFVEKLKAKGFSTEERPMTLDQLADLLVSHSNLGGEASAR
- the rpmD gene encoding 50S ribosomal protein L30, giving the protein MAELKITLKKSLIGRPQNQIDTCKALGLTKIRSTVVKPANVAIKGMVNTVSHLVDVEEV
- the rpsM gene encoding 30S ribosomal protein S13 — protein: MARIAGVDIPREKRVVISLTYIYGIGITTSKQILAAANVNEDTRVRELTNDELDRIRAEVDKLKIEGDLRREVNLNIKRLMEIGSYRGVRHRRGLPVRGQNTKNNARTRKGPAKAIAGKKK
- the rplQ gene encoding 50S ribosomal protein L17, yielding MAYRKLGRTSSQRKALLRDLTTDLIINERIVTTEARAKEIRSTVEKMITLGKRGDLHARRQAAAFVRNEVADVREEGEKIVVETALQKLFNDLASRYNERQGGYTRILKTEPRRGDAAPMVIIELV
- a CDS encoding DNA-directed RNA polymerase subunit alpha, with amino-acid sequence MIEIEKPKIETIEVSEDAKFGKFVVEPLERGYGTTLGNSLRRILLSSLPGTAVTDIQMDGVLHEFSTIDGVVEDVAAIILNIKKIALKSFSEDENKVLEIDVKGPAVVTAGDIKHDSDIQVLNPDLYICTVAEGHHFHVRMNAKNGRGYVRSDYNKSENMPIGVIPIDSIYTPISKVNYQVENTRIGQKNVYDKLTLDVWTDGSIAPQDAISLAARILTEHLNIFVNLTNEALPMEIMVEKEETQKERLLEMTIEELDLSVRSYNCLKRAGINTVHELTSKSEAEMIKVRNLGRKSLEEVKQKLIDLNLDLRRED
- the rplR gene encoding 50S ribosomal protein L18 produces the protein MITKPDKNKVRQTRHARVRRKISGTAECPRLNVFRSNKNIYAQLIDDVAGVTLASASTLDTNVENGTKTEEASAVGKLIAERGLEKNIKKVVFDRGGYLYHGRVKALAEAARENGLVF
- a CDS encoding energy-coupling factor ABC transporter ATP-binding protein; this translates as MSLLNQTIIELEDIHYRYHEDDAREALAGVSLEIRRGEWLAIIGHNGSGKSTLAKVMNGLIEANTGSVVVNGKTLTEETVFDARRTVGMVFQNPDNQFVGTTVEDDIAFGLENIGLPREEMLERVTKVLEMVKMSEFRTKEPARLSGGQKQRVAIAGVTALEPEVIILDEATSMLDPKGRLEVISTIQKLHKEKKITVISITHDLDEAAQADRVVLMEQGQIQQIGTPKEIFKLGTKLVEKGLDVPFAEKLIEALRERGINVPEEYLDEEGLVEWLWTSVLTK
- the infA gene encoding translation initiation factor IF-1, with the translated sequence MAKEDVIEIEGIVNETLPNAMFKVELENGHEVLAHVSGKIRMHYIKILPGDKVTVELSPYDLTRGRITYRFK
- a CDS encoding energy-coupling factor transporter transmembrane component T family protein; amino-acid sequence: MLDKLILGRYLQGDSWIHKLDPRTKLIGTFAFVLVIFLANNWVTYGLLIAYTLVALLLSKIPLGFFWKGIRPLIWVILFTVALQILFTSGGEVYFKWGFLQVTSEGIINAVFIFLRFVLIISFSTLLTLTTAPLQLTDAIEAVMKPLSIVKFPVHEVALMLSIALRFVPTLMDEAQKIMNAQRARGVDFGEGNLFEQMKAIIPILIPLFVSSLNRAEDLATAMEARGYQGGDGRSKYRVLNYDMRDAIAGLSLVVVTILLFVFKA
- the rpsE gene encoding 30S ribosomal protein S5, which encodes MVNVDARNLELEDRVVAINRVTKVVKGGRRLRFAALVVVGDHNGHVGFGTGKAQEVPEAIRKAIEDAKKNLIEVPTSGSTIPHEVIGRFCGGNVLLKPAQAGSGIAAGGPVRAVVELAGISDVTSKSLGSNTPVNMVRATIEGLKQLKRVEDVAALRGKSVEELLG
- the rplF gene encoding 50S ribosomal protein L6; protein product: MSRIGNKPVVIPAGVTVDLKDNTVTVKGPKGELTYTFNQNISLEQREGEVVFTRPDDSKENKTIHGTTRAVFNNMVVGVTDGFQKELELIGVGYRAQLQGKNLVLNVGYSHPVEFTPEEGIEIEVPSNTKVIVKGYDKQKVGELAANIRGVRPPEPYKGKGIRYVDEFVRRKEGKTGK
- a CDS encoding adenylate kinase; this translates as MNIILMGLPGAGKGTQAEKIVATYGIPHISTGDMFRAAMQQQTELGLKAKSFMDKGELVPDEVTNGIVKERLQQADTEKGFLLDGFPRTQAQAEALDKIMEDLNRSIDAVINIEVNPEILMQRLTGRIICRNCGSTYHKTNNPPKVEGTCDRCGSHDFYQREDDKPETVENRIQINIEQSKPILNYYKAKGILRNVDGESGIDNLFQTIQSIMGEPR